The following proteins are encoded in a genomic region of Streptomyces lunaelactis:
- a CDS encoding SLATT domain-containing protein has product MSQPEMQPGGPAREERGEAPHGDLTGRPFPLGDWGEPADRLDELYRWVEASGLRTAEWYLADRVGKRRLARVLRVGTALGVIAGAALTLLDLTGALDRTAGWGYLSLLLAAACLACDRYFGLTSGWIRNVATAQAVQRRLQALQFDWASESVREVLGPTEGTASEAAERCLGVLRRFSEDLTELMRSETADWMVEFRAGPSASGARWAGRGRVAAPRPEPGGAAGRAPLPPGTRPNMPRQRPPEPPR; this is encoded by the coding sequence GTGAGCCAGCCGGAGATGCAGCCCGGGGGGCCGGCCCGGGAGGAGCGGGGCGAGGCGCCGCACGGTGACCTGACCGGAAGGCCGTTTCCGCTCGGCGACTGGGGAGAGCCCGCGGACCGCCTCGACGAGCTGTACAGGTGGGTCGAGGCGAGCGGGCTGCGTACCGCGGAGTGGTACCTGGCGGACCGCGTGGGGAAGCGGCGCCTGGCGCGGGTGCTGCGCGTCGGTACGGCGCTGGGGGTGATCGCCGGGGCGGCCCTCACCCTCCTCGACCTGACGGGCGCGCTGGACCGGACGGCGGGGTGGGGGTATCTGTCGCTGCTGCTGGCGGCGGCGTGCCTGGCCTGCGACCGGTATTTCGGGCTGACCTCGGGCTGGATAAGGAACGTCGCGACGGCACAGGCGGTGCAGCGCAGGCTGCAGGCGCTGCAGTTCGACTGGGCGTCGGAGAGCGTACGAGAGGTGCTGGGCCCGACGGAGGGCACGGCGAGCGAGGCGGCGGAGCGTTGCCTGGGGGTGCTGCGGCGGTTCTCGGAGGACCTCACGGAGCTGATGCGGTCGGAGACGGCGGACTGGATGGTGGAGTTCCGCGCGGGGCCTTCGGCGTCGGGGGCGCGGTGGGCGGGGCGGGGCCGGGTGGCGGCGCCCCGCCCGGAGCCGGGCGGGGCGGCGGGACGGGCCCCGCTGCCGCCGGGCACACGCCCGAACATGCCCCGCCAACGCCCACCGGAGCCGCCGCGCTGA
- a CDS encoding YbaB/EbfC family nucleoid-associated protein — MIPGGGQPNMQQLLQQAQKMQQDLAQAQEELAQTAVEGQAGGGLVKATVTGSGELRGLVIDPKAVDPEDTETLADLVVAAVQAATENAQQLQQEKLGPLAQGLGGMPGLPF; from the coding sequence GTGATTCCCGGTGGTGGCCAGCCCAATATGCAGCAGCTTCTGCAGCAGGCCCAGAAGATGCAGCAGGATCTCGCACAGGCCCAGGAAGAACTGGCACAGACCGCGGTCGAGGGCCAAGCGGGCGGCGGCCTGGTGAAGGCCACCGTCACCGGCTCCGGGGAGCTGCGTGGGCTCGTCATCGACCCCAAGGCCGTCGACCCCGAGGACACCGAGACCCTCGCGGACCTCGTCGTCGCCGCCGTCCAGGCCGCGACCGAGAACGCACAGCAGTTGCAGCAGGAGAAGCTGGGTCCGCTCGCCCAGGGCCTGGGCGGCATGCCGGGCCTGCCCTTCTAA
- the recR gene encoding recombination mediator RecR produces MYEGVVQDLIDELGRLPGVGPKSAQRIAFHILQAEPTDVRRLAHALLEAKDKVRFCAVCGNVAQQEQCGICRDPRRDQSVICVVEESKDVVAIERTREFRGRYHVLGGAISPIEGVGPDDLRIRELLARLADGSITELILATDPNLEGEATATYLARMVKPMGLKVTRLASGLPVGGDLEYADEVTLGRAFEGRRLLDV; encoded by the coding sequence TTGTACGAAGGCGTGGTTCAGGACCTCATCGACGAACTGGGCAGGCTGCCCGGCGTCGGTCCCAAGAGCGCGCAGCGGATCGCCTTCCACATCCTCCAGGCCGAGCCCACCGACGTCCGCCGCCTCGCGCACGCCCTCCTCGAGGCCAAGGACAAGGTCCGCTTCTGCGCGGTGTGCGGCAATGTCGCGCAGCAGGAGCAGTGCGGAATCTGCCGTGATCCACGCCGTGACCAGTCGGTCATCTGCGTGGTGGAGGAGTCGAAGGACGTCGTGGCCATCGAGCGGACCCGTGAGTTCCGGGGCCGCTATCACGTACTCGGCGGGGCCATCAGCCCCATCGAGGGCGTCGGCCCCGACGACCTGCGGATTCGTGAGCTGCTCGCCAGGCTCGCCGACGGCTCGATCACCGAGCTGATCCTGGCCACGGATCCCAATCTTGAGGGCGAGGCCACCGCCACGTACCTGGCACGCATGGTCAAGCCGATGGGACTGAAGGTCACACGGCTGGCCAGCGGTCTCCCTGTGGGGGGAGACTTGGAATACGCCGACGAGGTCACGCTGGGGCGTGCCTTCGAGGGGAGACGACTTCTCGATGTCTGA
- a CDS encoding DUF5063 domain-containing protein codes for MSDANLHAVSQDPDSFAVQIADSIESFIVATTEVAKGDEPDSAVPFLLLEISQLLLTGGRLGAHEDIIPDERYEPDTGPDLDVDDLRERFAVLLDPVDIFSEVFDPYEPRKLPVASRISDNLADIVTDLRHGLAHYRSGRTSEALWWWQFSYFSNWGPTASATLRALQSLVAHVRLDQPLQELEGLDTDEDITEDALAEEAGKVMAEEIAGPLGLRTAT; via the coding sequence ATGTCTGACGCCAACCTGCACGCCGTAAGCCAGGATCCGGACAGCTTCGCGGTCCAGATCGCCGACTCGATCGAGTCCTTCATCGTGGCGACCACGGAAGTCGCGAAGGGCGACGAGCCCGACAGCGCTGTGCCGTTCCTGCTCCTGGAGATCTCTCAACTCCTGCTCACCGGCGGTCGGCTGGGCGCACACGAGGACATCATCCCGGACGAGCGGTACGAACCGGACACCGGTCCGGACCTGGACGTCGACGATCTGCGCGAGCGCTTCGCGGTGCTCCTCGACCCGGTGGACATCTTCTCCGAGGTCTTCGACCCGTACGAGCCGCGCAAGCTGCCGGTCGCCTCCCGGATCTCCGACAACCTCGCGGACATCGTCACCGACCTGCGCCACGGCCTGGCCCACTACCGGTCGGGCCGCACCAGCGAGGCGCTGTGGTGGTGGCAGTTCTCGTACTTCTCCAACTGGGGCCCGACCGCGTCCGCGACGCTGCGCGCCCTGCAGTCCCTGGTCGCCCATGTCCGCCTCGACCAGCCGCTGCAGGAGCTGGAGGGCCTGGACACGGACGAGGACATCACCGAGGACGCGCTGGCCGAGGAGGCCGGCAAGGTCATGGCGGAGGAGATCGCCGGCCCGCTGGGCCTGCGTACGGCCACCTGA
- a CDS encoding type II toxin-antitoxin system Phd/YefM family antitoxin, with amino-acid sequence MEAARQYSVHEAKTHFSRILEQVATGEEVVISKAGEPVAKVVPLRPKVMRTGRGSLRGRIHIPDDFGKLPDDIAGAFGMR; translated from the coding sequence GTGGAAGCAGCCCGTCAGTACAGCGTGCACGAGGCCAAGACGCATTTCTCGCGCATCCTGGAGCAGGTGGCAACCGGCGAGGAAGTCGTCATCAGCAAGGCGGGAGAGCCGGTCGCCAAGGTCGTGCCGCTGCGCCCCAAGGTGATGCGTACAGGCAGGGGCTCGCTTCGGGGTCGGATCCACATTCCCGATGACTTCGGCAAGCTGCCCGACGACATCGCCGGCGCCTTCGGGATGCGCTGA